In Papaver somniferum cultivar HN1 chromosome 1, ASM357369v1, whole genome shotgun sequence, a genomic segment contains:
- the LOC113273049 gene encoding uncharacterized protein LOC113273049, translated as MGRRPGLTKKNQAGAEGNNDDALLKDQSVNENLSSIAKDGTPEATIELTEVAIAEDGSLKGKSTRRSKRLLKERAPTGDFGIQSEVGTVEAEQDFPQSPEVEKKESDEVERLFKLVEQQQMRIDELAAEKSFSLDDLISVAEIGLKAKANKYKNMCADAERKIQGLQKKKHELTRKLECANAKLEGYEMGQQCMFEVIEMFRDASHFAGLTKTTETIAELPSTGDGANTLKRSAPTKKPQAAKRKKVGDISNPSPETKSQAPKKKRAVTVKGDGSSLAGTQK; from the exons atgggtAGGAGACCAGGACTAACAAAGAAGAATCAAGCAGGAGCAGAAGGGAACAATGATGATGCACTACTTAAAGATCAG TCTGTCAACGAAAATCTGTCCTCAATAGCAAAGGATGGTACTCCCGAAGCAACGATTGAGTTGACCGAAGTAGCTATAGCGGAGGATGGATCATTGAAGGGTAAATCAACTAGGAGATCTAAGCGACTTCTCAAGGAAAGAGCTCCTACCGGGGATTTTGGTATCCAAAGTGAGGTTGGAACTGTAGAAGCAGAACAAGATTTCCCGCAAAGTCCCGAAGTAGAGAAGAAGGAGTCAGACGAAGTAGAGCGCCTTTTTAAACTCGTCGAACAACAACAAATGAGAATTGATGAACTG GCTGCTGAGAAAAGCTTCTCACTTGACGATCTAATTAGTGTGGCTGAAATTGGGCTAAAGGCAAAAGCAAACAAGTACAAGAACATGTGTGCAGATGCGGAAAGGAAG ATCCAGGGCTTGCAGAAAAAAAAGCATGAGCTAACCAGAAAGTTGGAATGTGCTAATGCCAAACTTGAAGGG TATGAAATGGGGCAGCAGTGTATGTTTGAGGTAATTGAGATGTTCAGGGATGCATCTCACTTTGCTGGTCTAACAAAAACAACTGAAACTATAGCTGAGCTTCCATCAACTGGTGATGGCGCTAATACTCTTAAGCGCTCAGCTCCAACCAAAAAACCACAAGCAGCCAAAAGAAAGAAAGTTGGTGATATTTCGAACCCCTCGCCTGAAACAAAATCCCAAGCACCCAAAAAAAAGAGAGCCGTTACTGTTAAAG GTGATGGGAGTTCTCTAGCAGGCACCCAAAAGTAG